A region of Burkholderiales bacterium JOSHI_001 DNA encodes the following proteins:
- a CDS encoding cyanate permease (PFAM: Major Facilitator Superfamily), whose amino-acid sequence MNLGERSTDSRYAWARLALAVLAMTIGSAAMYVVAVVLPAVQAEFGVARADASLPYTLLMVGFGLGGIAMGKLADRFGVSVPLSVAALGLGGGYALAAQSHNIVTFALAHGLLIGGLGASASFAPLVADTALWFVKRRGIAVGICASGNYLAGTIWPPIVQQLVQAQGWRTAYLVLAGVCVLTLPVFAWLLRGRAPALAAAPAATAVASLASARPFGLSMNAAQALLCVAGTACCVAMSMPQVHIVAYCGDLGYGAARGAQMLSLMLGLGIVSRLLSGAICDRIGGLRTLLLGSALQGLALLLFIPFDGLVSLYLISALFGLFQGGIVPSYAIIVREHFPASEAGARTGTVLMFTLLGMALGGWMSGAVFDLTGSYRAAFLNGLLWNALNLSIAGWLLWRTRGGQHGGGRAATQPA is encoded by the coding sequence ATGAACCTTGGCGAACGCAGCACCGACAGCCGCTACGCATGGGCCCGCCTGGCCCTGGCGGTGCTGGCCATGACCATCGGCAGCGCGGCCATGTACGTGGTGGCGGTGGTGCTGCCGGCGGTGCAGGCCGAATTCGGCGTGGCGCGCGCCGACGCGTCCCTGCCCTACACGCTGCTGATGGTGGGTTTCGGCCTGGGCGGCATTGCCATGGGCAAGCTGGCTGACCGGTTCGGTGTGAGCGTGCCGCTGTCGGTGGCGGCGCTGGGCCTGGGCGGCGGCTACGCACTGGCGGCGCAGTCGCACAACATCGTCACTTTCGCCCTGGCGCATGGCCTCTTGATTGGGGGCCTGGGCGCGTCGGCCAGCTTCGCGCCGCTGGTGGCCGACACCGCGCTGTGGTTCGTCAAGCGACGTGGCATCGCGGTGGGCATCTGCGCCAGCGGCAACTACCTGGCCGGCACGATCTGGCCGCCCATCGTGCAGCAGCTGGTGCAGGCCCAGGGCTGGCGCACGGCCTACCTGGTGCTGGCCGGCGTGTGCGTGCTGACGCTGCCGGTGTTCGCCTGGCTGCTGCGCGGGCGTGCGCCCGCGCTGGCGGCCGCACCCGCTGCCACGGCAGTGGCAAGCCTTGCCTCGGCCCGGCCCTTCGGGCTGTCGATGAATGCCGCCCAGGCCCTGCTGTGCGTGGCCGGCACCGCCTGCTGCGTGGCCATGAGCATGCCCCAGGTGCACATCGTGGCCTACTGCGGCGACCTGGGCTACGGCGCCGCGCGCGGGGCCCAGATGCTGTCCTTGATGCTGGGCCTGGGCATCGTCAGCCGCCTGCTCAGTGGCGCCATCTGCGACCGCATCGGCGGCCTGCGCACCTTGCTGCTGGGCTCGGCCCTGCAGGGGCTGGCGCTGCTGCTGTTCATCCCCTTTGACGGGCTGGTCTCGCTGTACCTGATCTCGGCGCTGTTCGGCCTGTTCCAGGGCGGCATCGTGCCCAGCTACGCGATCATCGTTCGCGAACATTTCCCCGCCAGCGAGGCCGGCGCGCGCACAGGCACGGTGCTGATGTTCACGTTGTTGGGCATGGCCCTGGGCGGCTGGATGAGCGGCGCGGTGTTCGACCTCACCGGCAGCTACCGCGCGGCCTTCCTGAACGGCCTGCTGTGGAACGCGCTGAACCTGTCGATTGCCGGCTGGCTGCTGTGGCGAACGCGCGGTGGGCAGCACGGCGGTGGCCGCGCGGCGACGCAGCCGGCATGA
- a CDS encoding putative Ig domain-containing protein (PFAM: Putative Ig domain): protein MPLWAANVIATENAKRSDVTADWWIPDARYASKREIEGYASATSVNRGGSINLYVQASSADPFYSIHVYRVGWYGGVGGREMAGPIWRFRSVQPACAMTDVQARLVECAWTNPYTLNIPGNSDPTDWASGVYLAKLTGGLTGKQSYIVFVVRDDARRALVNFQSSVTTYAAYNNWGGYDFYDTDSIGGTPAYKLSFNRPYSNGQRHLNGKGAGDFLAWEINMLRFVEREGYDVKYSTNIDTHRTPLKLTDLRLFLSVGHDEYYTKEMYDALQSARDAGISLGFFGANNIYWQVRLERSIATGRSNRTVVAYKYATDPIIATNPQRATTLWRDQAVVPMNRPEASLIGVMYDYNTVYGDMVMADCGDWLCTGTSLKPGDVLPGMLGYEVDRVAPSSPPGTRVLASSPYEVCLDYPTCSRFERRFSQATHYAAPSGAEVFATGSMQWNWGLDSFSPGLPAGRVDQHIDLANPAVQQLTRNVLNRFTAGGFFEPPNIISTAVTSAGVSSLYRYTVRATDPNSADVLSYSLTQAPNGMVISASNGLIRWTPTSRAWSVPVTVRVTDPKGLFDEQSFTIHVD, encoded by the coding sequence ATGCCGCTGTGGGCCGCCAATGTCATTGCCACCGAAAATGCCAAGCGCAGCGACGTCACCGCCGACTGGTGGATTCCTGACGCGCGCTATGCCAGCAAGCGCGAGATCGAGGGCTACGCGTCGGCCACCAGCGTCAACCGCGGCGGCTCCATCAACCTGTACGTGCAGGCCAGCAGCGCCGACCCCTTCTATTCCATCCACGTCTACCGCGTCGGCTGGTACGGCGGCGTGGGCGGTCGCGAGATGGCCGGCCCCATCTGGCGCTTTCGCAGCGTGCAACCTGCCTGTGCGATGACCGACGTGCAGGCCCGCCTGGTGGAGTGCGCCTGGACCAATCCCTACACGCTGAATATCCCGGGCAACTCCGACCCGACCGACTGGGCCAGCGGCGTGTACCTGGCCAAGCTCACCGGCGGTCTCACCGGCAAGCAGAGCTACATCGTCTTCGTCGTGCGCGACGACGCCCGGCGCGCGCTGGTCAACTTCCAGAGCAGCGTCACCACCTATGCGGCCTACAACAATTGGGGCGGCTACGACTTCTACGACACCGACAGCATCGGCGGCACACCGGCCTACAAGCTGTCCTTCAACCGGCCCTACAGCAACGGGCAACGCCACCTCAACGGCAAGGGCGCGGGGGACTTCCTGGCCTGGGAGATCAACATGCTGCGCTTCGTCGAGCGCGAGGGCTACGACGTCAAGTACAGCACCAACATCGACACCCACAGAACGCCCCTGAAGCTGACCGACCTGCGCTTGTTCCTGTCGGTCGGGCATGACGAGTACTACACCAAGGAGATGTACGACGCACTGCAATCGGCGCGCGACGCCGGCATCAGCCTGGGCTTCTTCGGGGCCAACAACATCTACTGGCAGGTTCGGCTGGAACGCAGCATCGCCACCGGGCGTTCCAACCGCACGGTGGTGGCCTACAAGTACGCCACCGACCCCATCATCGCCACCAACCCCCAGCGCGCCACCACGCTGTGGCGCGACCAGGCCGTGGTGCCCATGAACCGCCCCGAGGCGTCCCTGATCGGGGTGATGTACGACTACAACACGGTGTATGGCGACATGGTGATGGCCGACTGTGGCGACTGGCTCTGCACCGGCACCAGCCTGAAGCCGGGTGATGTGTTGCCGGGCATGCTGGGCTACGAGGTGGACCGCGTGGCGCCGTCGTCGCCGCCCGGCACGCGGGTGCTGGCGTCTTCGCCCTATGAGGTCTGCCTGGACTACCCCACCTGCAGCCGCTTCGAGCGCCGCTTCTCCCAGGCCACGCACTACGCCGCACCCAGTGGGGCCGAGGTGTTCGCCACCGGCTCCATGCAATGGAACTGGGGCCTGGACAGCTTCAGCCCGGGCCTGCCGGCCGGCCGGGTGGACCAGCACATCGACCTGGCCAACCCCGCGGTGCAGCAGCTCACCCGCAATGTGCTGAACCGCTTCACGGCCGGCGGCTTCTTCGAGCCACCCAACATCATCTCCACCGCCGTCACCAGCGCGGGTGTGAGTTCGCTTTACCGCTACACGGTGCGGGCCACCGACCCCAACAGCGCGGATGTGCTGAGCTATTCGCTCACCCAGGCGCCCAACGGGATGGTGATCAGCGCTTCCAACGGCCTCATCCGATGGACGCCGACCAGCAGGGCATGGTCGGTGCCGGTCACGGTTCGGGTCACCGACCCGAAGGGCCTGTTCGACGAACAGTCCTTCACGATCCACGTCGACTGA
- a CDS encoding ATP dependent DNA ligase-like protein (PFAM: ATP dependent DNA ligase domain), whose product MNPTPPNLTRRHCLSLALGSAAGLLAPPLAAARSSGPALLLAQDADGLPDPAPFLVSEKLDGVRALWTGSQLLSRGGLVLSAPDGFLRGLPAGVALDGELWLGRGRFDATSAAVRRQQPRDPEWRAMQYQVFELPGAPGPFAQRADTLHRMASRATVWQAAPQRRLADAAALKQWLDAVVAAGGEGLMLHAADAPYITGRHAVLQKLKPLHDADAVVLGHQPGRGRLAGQMGALRLRTRHGVEFDLGTGFTDAQRAAPPDVGAVVSYTHRGFTPAGVPRFASFLRVRTDL is encoded by the coding sequence ATGAACCCGACCCCGCCAAACCTCACCCGCCGCCATTGCCTGAGCCTGGCCCTGGGCAGCGCCGCCGGCCTGCTGGCGCCCCCGCTGGCCGCGGCAAGAAGCAGCGGCCCGGCCCTGCTGCTGGCCCAGGACGCCGACGGCCTGCCCGACCCCGCGCCCTTCCTGGTGAGTGAAAAGCTCGACGGCGTGCGAGCCCTGTGGACCGGCTCACAACTGCTCAGCCGAGGCGGCCTGGTGCTGTCGGCGCCGGATGGGTTCCTGCGCGGCCTGCCCGCGGGCGTGGCGCTGGACGGCGAACTGTGGCTGGGCCGAGGCCGCTTCGACGCCACCTCGGCGGCGGTGCGGCGCCAGCAGCCGCGCGACCCCGAATGGCGCGCCATGCAGTACCAGGTGTTCGAGCTGCCCGGCGCCCCCGGCCCCTTCGCGCAGCGCGCCGACACCCTGCACCGCATGGCGTCGCGGGCCACCGTCTGGCAGGCCGCGCCGCAGCGCCGCCTGGCCGATGCCGCCGCGCTGAAGCAATGGCTGGACGCCGTGGTGGCCGCCGGTGGTGAAGGCCTGATGCTGCATGCCGCCGATGCGCCCTACATCACCGGCCGCCACGCGGTGCTGCAGAAGCTGAAGCCCCTGCACGACGCCGACGCCGTGGTGCTGGGCCACCAGCCCGGTCGGGGCCGCCTGGCGGGCCAGATGGGCGCTTTGCGGCTGCGCACGCGGCACGGTGTCGAGTTCGACCTGGGCACCGGCTTCACCGACGCCCAGCGCGCCGCGCCGCCGGACGTGGGTGCGGTGGTCAGCTACACGCACCGCGGCTTCACGCCGGCCGGCGTGCCGCGCTTTGCCAGCTTTCTGCGCGTGCGCACCGACCTGTGA
- a CDS encoding exonuclease I (PFAM: Exonuclease; Exonuclease C-terminal), with protein MNAFSFFWHDYETFGRLPRRDRPAQFAGVRTDANLNEIGAPVMLYCQPAPDFLPDPESCLLTGILPQHCLAQGVAEHAFADAIEAQLAKPGTVGVGYNSIRFDDEVTRFLFWRNLMDPYAREWQNQCGRWDLLDVVRCTWALRPEGIEWPQHDDGKPSFKLEHLTAANGLSHEAAHDALSDVRATIALAKLVKTRQPRLWDFCLKLRQKNAVVDEMGVGRPFLHISGMYGAERGCMALVWPLAPHPTNRNEVIVWDLAQDPQVLFELNAATVRERLFTRAEDLPEGVTRLPIKTIHINKSPIVVANLKIVTPQTAQRFNLNLEQGLLRAKALEARGHTLAGLWPEVFDRPAAPTPPDVDEDLYGEFVGNEDRRVLQRLRSLSPQELAERHPAFTDPRLDEMLFRFRARNFPDTLNGDEQQRWHALRHARLHEGAHGGLSLQAFFDGIDTLGENADERGQDLLGALYDYAESIAPE; from the coding sequence ATGAACGCCTTCAGCTTCTTCTGGCACGACTATGAAACCTTCGGCCGCCTGCCGCGGCGCGACCGCCCGGCGCAGTTTGCCGGCGTGCGCACCGATGCCAACCTGAACGAGATCGGCGCGCCGGTGATGCTGTACTGCCAGCCCGCGCCCGACTTCCTGCCCGACCCCGAAAGCTGCCTGCTCACCGGCATCCTGCCCCAGCACTGCCTGGCCCAGGGCGTGGCCGAACACGCGTTTGCGGATGCCATCGAGGCGCAGCTGGCGAAGCCCGGTACCGTGGGCGTGGGCTACAACAGCATCCGCTTCGACGACGAGGTGACGCGCTTCCTGTTCTGGCGCAACCTGATGGACCCCTATGCGCGCGAATGGCAGAACCAGTGCGGGCGCTGGGACCTGCTGGATGTCGTGCGCTGCACCTGGGCGCTGCGGCCTGAGGGCATCGAATGGCCCCAGCACGACGACGGCAAACCTTCCTTCAAGCTGGAACACCTCACCGCCGCCAACGGGCTGAGCCACGAGGCGGCGCACGACGCCCTGAGCGACGTGCGAGCCACCATCGCGCTGGCGAAGCTGGTCAAGACCCGGCAGCCGCGGCTGTGGGACTTCTGCCTGAAGCTGCGCCAGAAGAACGCCGTGGTGGACGAGATGGGCGTGGGCCGGCCCTTCCTGCACATCTCGGGCATGTACGGCGCCGAGCGCGGCTGCATGGCCCTGGTGTGGCCGCTGGCGCCGCACCCCACCAACCGCAACGAGGTGATCGTGTGGGACCTGGCGCAGGACCCGCAAGTGTTGTTCGAACTGAACGCTGCCACCGTGCGGGAACGTCTGTTCACCCGCGCCGAAGACCTGCCCGAGGGCGTGACCCGACTGCCGATCAAGACCATCCACATCAACAAGTCGCCCATCGTGGTGGCCAACCTGAAGATCGTCACGCCTCAAACTGCCCAGCGCTTCAACCTGAACCTGGAACAGGGCCTGCTGCGCGCCAAAGCCCTGGAGGCGCGCGGCCACACCCTGGCCGGCCTTTGGCCCGAGGTCTTCGACCGTCCGGCCGCGCCCACACCGCCCGATGTGGACGAAGACCTGTATGGCGAATTTGTCGGCAACGAAGACCGCCGCGTCCTGCAGCGCCTGCGCAGCCTGTCGCCCCAGGAACTGGCCGAGCGCCACCCGGCCTTCACCGACCCCCGGCTGGACGAGATGCTGTTCCGCTTCCGGGCTCGCAACTTCCCCGACACGCTGAACGGCGACGAGCAGCAGCGCTGGCACGCGCTGCGCCACGCGCGCCTGCACGAGGGGGCGCACGGCGGGCTGTCGCTGCAGGCCTTCTTCGACGGCATCGACACCCTGGGCGAAAACGCCGACGAACGGGGCCAGGACCTGCTGGGCGCGCTGTACGACTACGCCGAATCCATCGCGCCGGAGTGA
- a CDS encoding penicillin-binding protein, 1A family (PFAM: Penicillin binding protein transpeptidase domain; Transglycosylase~TIGRFAM: penicillin-binding protein, 1A family), with the protein MPGRDNPGSASTGPCGRPPAVTFPPVRLWAGLCLAAGLLMAPTARAQFDLPPIDRIVKYAPKLPLLVMTADGVEIGQFGAERRQYVPLAQTPLQLQQALLAVEDARFREHSGIDPKGMARAVMAMLTGGRRQGASTITQQLVRTMLLTREFTAERKAKEIMLALKVEQALPKDRILEIYMNEIFLGQRAYGFAAASQTYFGKPMDKLTLAECALLAGLPQNPYYANPQANVERAVKRQRVVLQRMREVGFITDKQLAAAQAEKLALRPAGSQRVHAAHVAEMARLAVVQRFGTEAYSAGLRVVTSLRASDQEAAHAALRRGVLAYDRKSPWRGPEDLESLPAGDGPDIERAAAQALKDHRDDDLLRVGIVLTASPKEVRVQLASGERVSVAGDGLRWAQPGLSPKAKVELKVQRGSVLRLTQSGKDPTKGWAISQWPDAQAALVSMDAQTGRVRALVGGFDFARQPFNHVTQGWRQPGSSFKPFLYSAALENRVMPASMVDDLPYTAANGWSPQNSDGQFDGPLSMRQALAKSRNLVSVRLLEHVGVQRTRDWAARFGIDASRQPDNLTLALGTGSVTPMQMAQAYGAIANGGWRLNPVVIERISDANGKLIFEAPPPAALTEANRALPERNMFVTASLLNEVTRSGTAAKAQAQLHRSDIYGKTGTTNDAVDAWFAGFQPSLATVVWVGHDIPKSLGERESGGGLALPIWIDYMAAALKNVPVALPPPSPGGLVREGGDWLYTEWLGGGWVERISAELGTVMAAPPAAPAASAAEEGAAPPTVPMAERTLGAPSANPALVP; encoded by the coding sequence GTGCCGGGCCGGGATAATCCGGGCTCCGCATCGACCGGCCCCTGTGGCCGTCCCCCCGCAGTGACTTTCCCCCCTGTTCGCCTCTGGGCTGGCCTGTGCCTGGCCGCCGGCCTGCTGATGGCCCCCACGGCACGCGCCCAGTTCGACCTGCCGCCCATCGACCGCATTGTCAAGTACGCGCCGAAGCTGCCGCTGCTGGTGATGACGGCCGACGGCGTTGAAATCGGCCAGTTCGGCGCCGAACGCCGCCAGTACGTGCCGCTGGCCCAAACCCCGCTGCAATTGCAGCAGGCCCTGCTGGCGGTGGAAGACGCGCGCTTTCGTGAACATTCGGGCATCGACCCCAAAGGCATGGCGCGTGCGGTGATGGCCATGCTCACCGGTGGGCGGCGCCAGGGTGCGTCCACCATCACCCAGCAGCTGGTGCGCACCATGCTGCTCACGCGTGAATTCACCGCCGAGCGCAAGGCCAAGGAAATCATGCTGGCGCTGAAGGTGGAGCAGGCCCTGCCCAAGGACCGCATCCTGGAGATCTACATGAACGAGATCTTCCTGGGCCAGCGTGCCTACGGTTTCGCCGCCGCGTCGCAAACCTATTTCGGCAAGCCCATGGACAAGCTCACGCTGGCCGAGTGCGCCCTGCTGGCCGGCCTGCCGCAAAACCCGTATTACGCGAACCCGCAAGCGAATGTGGAACGCGCGGTCAAGCGCCAGCGCGTGGTGCTGCAGCGCATGCGCGAAGTGGGTTTCATCACCGACAAGCAGTTGGCCGCTGCCCAGGCCGAGAAGCTGGCGCTGCGCCCGGCCGGCTCGCAGCGGGTGCACGCCGCCCATGTGGCCGAAATGGCGCGCCTGGCGGTGGTGCAGCGCTTCGGCACCGAGGCCTATTCGGCCGGCCTGCGCGTGGTGACCTCACTGCGCGCCAGCGACCAGGAAGCCGCCCACGCCGCGCTGCGCCGTGGCGTGCTGGCCTACGACCGCAAGAGCCCCTGGCGCGGACCGGAAGATTTGGAGAGCCTGCCCGCGGGTGACGGCCCCGACATCGAACGCGCCGCCGCACAGGCCTTGAAGGACCACCGCGACGACGACCTGCTGCGCGTGGGCATCGTGCTGACGGCCAGCCCGAAGGAGGTGCGGGTGCAACTGGCCAGCGGTGAACGCGTCAGCGTGGCCGGTGACGGCCTGCGCTGGGCCCAACCGGGCCTGTCGCCCAAGGCCAAGGTCGAACTGAAGGTCCAGCGCGGCTCGGTGCTGCGCTTGACGCAGTCCGGCAAGGACCCGACCAAGGGCTGGGCCATCTCGCAGTGGCCCGACGCCCAGGCCGCGCTGGTGTCCATGGATGCACAAACGGGCCGCGTGCGCGCGCTGGTGGGGGGCTTCGACTTTGCGCGCCAGCCCTTCAACCACGTGACCCAGGGCTGGCGGCAGCCGGGCTCCAGCTTCAAACCCTTCCTGTATTCGGCAGCGCTGGAAAACCGCGTGATGCCGGCGTCGATGGTGGACGACCTGCCCTACACCGCGGCCAATGGCTGGAGCCCGCAGAACAGCGACGGCCAGTTCGACGGTCCGCTGTCGATGCGCCAGGCCCTGGCCAAGAGCCGCAACCTGGTCAGCGTGCGCTTGCTGGAACATGTTGGCGTGCAGCGCACGCGCGACTGGGCGGCGCGTTTCGGCATCGACGCCAGCCGCCAGCCCGACAACCTGACCTTGGCGCTGGGCACCGGCAGCGTCACGCCGATGCAGATGGCGCAGGCCTACGGCGCCATCGCCAATGGCGGCTGGCGCCTGAACCCGGTGGTGATCGAGCGCATCAGCGACGCCAATGGCAAGCTGATCTTCGAAGCCCCGCCGCCCGCGGCGCTGACCGAGGCCAACCGCGCGCTGCCCGAGCGCAACATGTTCGTCACCGCCAGCCTGCTGAACGAGGTGACGCGCAGCGGCACCGCGGCCAAGGCCCAGGCGCAACTGCACCGCAGCGACATTTACGGCAAGACTGGCACCACCAACGACGCGGTAGACGCCTGGTTCGCTGGCTTCCAGCCCAGCCTGGCCACCGTGGTGTGGGTGGGCCACGACATCCCCAAGAGCCTGGGTGAACGCGAAAGCGGCGGCGGCCTGGCGCTGCCGATCTGGATCGACTACATGGCCGCGGCGCTGAAGAACGTGCCGGTGGCGCTGCCGCCGCCGTCGCCCGGTGGCCTGGTGCGCGAGGGCGGCGACTGGCTCTACACCGAATGGCTGGGCGGCGGCTGGGTGGAGCGCATCTCGGCCGAACTGGGCACAGTGATGGCCGCGCCGCCCGCAGCGCCCGCGGCGTCGGCGGCCGAGGAGGGGGCCGCCCCGCCCACCGTCCCCATGGCCGAGCGCACCCTCGGGGCCCCTTCGGCAAACCCTGCCCTGGTCCCGTAG
- a CDS encoding O-6-methylguanine DNA methyltransferase (PFAM: 6-O-methylguanine DNA methyltransferase, DNA binding domain~TIGRFAM: O-6-methylguanine DNA methyltransferase), with the protein MGRWQTTFHTALGRCLIGWGDAGIHRVRLPGAGVGDEVAGTMPGFVQQAIAGMQQLVDSGRANFDALPLDLSAGSDFERRVWQLTRHIPAGRTLSYGELAAQLGERGAARSVGMALGRNPVPLLVPCHRVLGAGGTLVGFSAPGGTHTKARLLAIERAQVGDAPQLF; encoded by the coding sequence ATGGGCCGCTGGCAAACCACCTTCCACACCGCACTGGGGCGATGCCTCATCGGCTGGGGCGACGCCGGCATCCACCGCGTGCGCCTGCCCGGCGCCGGGGTGGGCGACGAGGTGGCCGGTACCATGCCCGGCTTTGTGCAACAGGCCATTGCCGGCATGCAGCAGCTGGTGGACAGCGGCCGTGCCAACTTCGACGCGCTGCCGCTGGACCTGAGCGCGGGCAGCGACTTCGAGCGCCGCGTCTGGCAACTCACCCGCCACATCCCGGCCGGCCGCACGCTGAGCTATGGCGAACTGGCCGCGCAACTGGGTGAGCGCGGCGCCGCCCGCTCGGTGGGCATGGCGCTGGGCCGCAATCCGGTGCCGCTGCTGGTGCCCTGCCACCGCGTGCTGGGCGCGGGCGGGACGCTGGTGGGCTTTTCGGCGCCTGGCGGCACGCACACCAAGGCGCGGCTGCTGGCCATCGAGCGCGCCCAGGTGGGCGATGCACCTCAACTGTTCTGA
- a CDS encoding nucleoside-diphosphate-sugar epimerase (PFAM: NAD dependent epimerase/dehydratase family), producing MKILVVGGSRFVGHHFVQAALAQGHELTLFNRGQSGPAPAGVEHRRGDRRVDLSALKQGRWDAVVDTCGYLPAEVAALADLLHGRVGRYVFISSVSVYASAARPNDEGCALGHIDDPDTTVVDGRTYGPLKALCEAQVQRRFGDLALVLRPGLVVGPQDPTHRFTHWPARLATACDGEAVLAPGRPSDPIQWIDVRDLAHFALLGLGTALAGPFNVASAPGSATMGELLATCAQAAGVAPRLVWHDMAALQAQGLAPWTDLPLALPDDDAHRGFMAHDTRKALAAGLRIRPLADTVADTLAWWRSLPARPQTGDRPGLDGERERAVLAALATRPT from the coding sequence ATGAAGATCCTGGTGGTCGGTGGCAGCCGCTTCGTGGGCCACCACTTCGTGCAGGCGGCGCTGGCGCAGGGCCACGAACTCACGCTCTTCAACCGGGGCCAGAGCGGGCCCGCGCCGGCCGGTGTGGAACACCGCCGGGGCGACCGGCGCGTCGACCTGTCCGCACTGAAGCAGGGCCGTTGGGATGCGGTGGTGGACACCTGCGGCTACCTGCCGGCCGAGGTGGCAGCCCTGGCCGACCTGCTGCACGGCCGGGTGGGGCGCTATGTGTTCATCTCGTCGGTGTCGGTCTACGCGTCGGCCGCGAGGCCCAACGACGAAGGCTGTGCACTTGGCCACATCGACGACCCCGACACCACGGTGGTGGACGGCCGCACCTACGGGCCACTGAAGGCGCTGTGCGAAGCGCAGGTGCAGCGCCGCTTTGGCGACCTGGCTCTGGTGCTTCGCCCCGGTCTGGTGGTCGGGCCCCAGGACCCGACGCATCGATTCACCCATTGGCCGGCGCGCCTGGCGACAGCCTGCGATGGCGAAGCGGTGCTGGCCCCGGGGCGACCGTCCGACCCGATCCAGTGGATTGATGTGCGCGATTTGGCCCACTTCGCCTTGCTGGGCCTGGGCACGGCCCTGGCGGGCCCGTTCAATGTGGCCAGCGCGCCCGGCTCGGCCACGATGGGCGAGTTGTTGGCGACCTGTGCTCAGGCCGCGGGCGTGGCGCCCAGGCTGGTCTGGCACGACATGGCGGCACTGCAGGCCCAGGGCCTGGCGCCCTGGACCGACCTGCCGCTGGCGCTGCCGGACGACGACGCGCACCGTGGCTTCATGGCGCACGACACGCGCAAGGCCCTGGCGGCGGGCCTGCGCATCCGCCCGCTGGCCGACACCGTGGCCGACACGCTGGCGTGGTGGCGGTCGCTTCCGGCCCGGCCACAGACCGGCGACAGGCCTGGGCTGGATGGCGAGCGGGAAAGGGCGGTCCTGGCGGCCCTGGCGACGCGCCCGACCTGA